A region of the Leptospira venezuelensis genome:
CTCTTAGATTAGGAGCAGTGGATTTTTTCCTCAAACCTTTTCGGATGGAGGCGATCCGTTATTCTCTCTTAAGGTTTAAGAACTTATTTTATGCGGGTAAGGACCTTGTAGACAAACGAATGTTCCAGGTCCGGGAGTCCAGACAGAAGTTTGCACTTCTTCCTAGACTCGGAAATTTAAACCAGTATGTTCACTTGATCCTGAGGTCTTTGGCTCACCTTCCCAATCTGCGTAACGAGGACCAACTCTCTTTAAAAGTTGCATTATATGAATTGATCGGCAACGCAATTGAACATGGCTGTGCACGAATCACCTATCACCAAAAACAAGATTTAATGTTTCAGGAAAACGATTACTTCTCTTATGTAGACAAAATCTGCGAATCCAAAGAAGAATGGATCCAGGTAGAAGTGGACTATGATGATACAAGAGTAACTGTTATTTTAGAGGACGGAGGAGATGGTTTCGATCCTGCAAGAGTTCCAGATCCAGTACAAGATCCAAATGCAAGCCAACTTTCGGGCAGAGGAATTTTCTTAGTCCGTATGAATGTGGATTCTCTTTCTTATAATGATAAGGGAAACCAAGTTACATTCGTAAAAAAATTGCAAAAAGGAGAAATGAAACAAGTATAACGGGTCAATCGATCAGAAAGAAATAATATTCATATTTCTGAATATATCTTACTATTCCTTGGCAGAAGGTTTGTAATACGCTAAAAAATAACCGCTGAGCAAAAACCAAGAAGGGATCTGACCAAGGAAGAATGCGCCAGCCGCTCCCATGGTCCCATATTCAGGGATCAAAAGATTATCCAAAATTAATCCAAAGATCAATCTCACCAACGCAAGAATTGCCAATAATCTAGGCTGGCCCAATGCAAATAATGCCATTCCAAGTGGAGAAAACACCAATTGGAATAGATAATTCGGGTACAATAGCTGGAATACAGGAACTGATTCAGGATACTTTCCTGAGAATAAAGCTGAGAAAACCCAATCACCCAAAAGCACCCAGGGCCCTAATGCCAAAGCAAACACAACCGCTACTAAAATGGATTTACCCAAGTAACTAGTGAATTCTTTATTCTCCGTAAGCCTGGAAAGTTTGGGATAGATCATTGAATTCAAAACGGAAAATAAGATCACAAATCCACTGAAAGGTTGTAATGCTACTCCGTAAGCTGCTACCGCTTCGTTAGAATGGTATTTATTAAGGAAAAATAACTCCATTCTATCCGATACGATCGCAAATAAAGATGCTAAAAATGCGTAACGGTTGAAAGAGATAAGCTCTTTGGTCTGTTGCCGGACTTCTTCCTTATCTCCTGCCCAATGTAATTTGCCTCTTGGAAACAAAAGGAAGAATAGAAAAATTGTAAATACTGGAGCAACGGAGAAGATCCCGAGTATATCTAAATGTCCTAAAGCGTGATCTGAAAATTGGTCAGCTAAATACAGGATCAAAATGCGGATCAGGTTTGGAAGAGGATACCAAATCGAAAGTGCATGATATTGTCCGAAAGATACAAATATACTTTCAAAGTAAGAATTAAAAGAAAGAACAAAGCTACCGAATACAAGAAGAAACGCTGCCAGTGCATTCTCTTTTAAAAAAAACACAGCAACTCCTGTAACAAGCACCAATAGGAATAATGCAGCCCATTTAACCCAGAGAGAAGAAGCTAAAAGCACTCCAATCTTTCTTTTGTCTTCTGTCATTGGAGAAAGGAATCGAACTAAAGCTGTGGGCAATCCGAATTCTGCCACAGCTAAAAGCACAGGCAAAAATCCGGAATAATATTGGAATATTCCGTTTTCGTTCTTACTTAAGATACGAACGGAATAAACCATGAAGATAAAATTCAGTAGTGAGGCGACTACCTTGGAAAATCCTACTGAAAAAAAGCTGCGTATGAATCCGGAGGTCCGTAATTTTCCGAAACTTTCGAAAATGAACTGTAAGGAGGATCCAAAGCGAAGCATGAAGTTAAGTCAGATAGATGCCTCCGCGTATCCTTTTCAAAAGAATGGGAGCGAGATGGCCAATATAGTAACACACGATCCCATACTTAAAGTATCTGGCAACCGGATTTTCCCCAAATAGAGCGGAGAGAATTTTTCCAAGAGCCAAATAAAAGATCAAGATCCCAAGAATGATCACACTGACTCGGATCAAAAAATTGATCCAAGAATCGACTGGTTTCCAATCCAGCCCTGCCCTCTTATTGTACAAAATTCCGATACCAAAACCTGCAAGAGCTCCGGCAGAAGAGATCACCTGCTCCCAGGATTTATTCGTGGATTCGGGCTGGCTCGGATCGTGCAGAAGAATACTAGGCACAGTGAGAGCCAAAATAAAAAGTACGAGTGACTTTAGCCTTTTTTGATCCGGTTCCTTTCCAGTAAAACTAGGTTCTAAAATTCCAGGATCTTTTGCGAACAAGTATTCTAATCCGAGTAACACCAATAGTCCTAAAACAAAACCGCCCAATGTATCTCCCAGGAAATGAAGTCCAGCATACATTCTCGCAATCGGCATAAATAAGATCAAAAAAGCAGTAAGTATTCTCACCCAACGAATTCTTACATGCAAAAATAAAGTTCCATATAACACCACCGCAGTCTGCACGTGTCCGGATGGAAATCCGTAGGAACCTTCCATGAGTCCAAGCTCAGATGGAAATGGTAAACCGATCGGCCTAGGCATAGTTAGAAAAGCCTTGAAAGCCCCATTTACAACTCCCGCGATGAGTAGTCCCAGAGTCATTCTGAGTCCGATCTTACGATCGAAACAAAGATAGATCAGAGAGACCAAGCCCATAAAAAAGAGAGAAGATCCTAACTGATGGAACAAAATTGTAAGTGGATCCAACACAGGTTTTAAAGCAGAAATATGAAGAGCCGCTAAAGGCGAGTTAGAGAATAAGATCTCTTTCCACAGGAAACTATCCGTCATAAAAACGAGCATATAAAGTTTCGGTTTTAAACGCAAAATGAATTCTTTGCAAAAGACTCACCTTCTCGATGTTTTTAGAACATTCGTTTTGTAAGCCAAAATCCAGTTGCTAGATTCCTATTCATGCAGCATGATAGATATATAAATGGCATTTATTGAACGATCGTTCTCCAAACGACAAAACAAACAAAGTTCGGTTGAAATTTACCCAAACCGGAACATTAGGAGAATATAATGGAACCTGAAGTTTATATCCCACATAATAAATTAAAATTTGTAACTGCTGCCTCACTCTTTGACGGCCATGATGCTTCCATTAATATTATGAGAAGAATTCTCCAATCCTCAGGAGCAGAAGTAGTTCACTTGGGTCATAATAGATCTGTCCAGGAAATAGTAGACTGTGCCATCCAAGAGGACGTACAAGGGATTGCAGTCACAAGTTACCAAGGTGGTCACGTAGAATATTTTAAATATATGATAGACCTTCTGAAAGAAAAAGGAAGTTCTCATATCAAGGTATTCGGTGGCGGAGGGGGAACTATCCTGCCTTCTGAAATCCAAGAGTTGGAAGCTTATGGAGTTTCTAAAATTTATTCTCCGGATGATGGACGTTCCTTGGGTCTCCAAGGAATGATCAACGATCTATTAAAAAAATCTGATTTTATTCCTCCTCATAGGTTTAACGGAAATCTATTCTCGGAGATCCGTAAAAAAAATCCAATCGCAATTGCTGAATCCATTTCCTTAGTCGAATCTTCTGAAAGTGACTCCATGAAAGTTGATCCAGGCAAATTGGATTTTCCACTTTCTAAAAAGACAATTCCGATCTTGGGGATCACTGGAACCGGAGGAGCAGGAAAATCCTCTCTCACCGATGAGCTTGTAAGAAGATTCATTCACGATTTCGAAGACAAAACTATAGCTATCATATCTGTAGATCCTTCCAAAAGAAAAACAGGAGGAGCACTACTAGGAGATAGAATTAGGATGAATTCGATCTCTCATCCAAGAGTGTATATGAGATCTTTTGCGACTAGAGAAGCAAATATCGCACTAAACCGAAATGTCAAAAAAAGCCTGGATGTTCTCAAAAGTTCTGAATTCGACTTAGTGATCGTGGAAACTGCAGGGATAGGACAAAGTGATTCTGAGATCACAGAAGTCTCAGATCTTTCTCTGTACGTGATGACTCCCGAATTCGGTGCGGCTACCCAATTAGAAAAAATCGATATGATTGATTATGCTGATCTGATCGCAGTGAATAAATGTGATAAAAGAGGTGCGTTAGACGCGATCCGTGATGTTCAAAAACAATTCCAGAGATCCAGAAAATTATTCGACTCTTCTCCGGAAAAGATGCCCGTATTCGGAACAATTGCTTCTCAATTTAATGATCCTGGAACAAACAACTTATACGTGGCACTTATCGACTCTTTGAATAAAAAATTCAATCTGGATTGGAAATCTAATTTTGCATCCAGTTCTGAGACAAGCCAAAAGATCCATATCATTCCTCCGGACAGACAAAGATATTTAGCCGAGATCGCAGAAGAATGCGAGAAATACGAAAACTTCGTAAAAAAGGAATCCGAAACTGCAGAAATCCTATATAGGATCAAAGGTACGATAGAAGTATTAAAAGAAAGGGGCAAAAACGTCTCCGACTTGGAAGAAGAATATTCTAAAATAGAAGCTAAACTTCATCCGGACACAAAGAAGATCCTGAAAGAATGGGATTCAAAATTAGAAAAGTATTCAGGAGAATTTTTCACTTATAAAGTCAGAGATAAAGAGATCAAGGTAGAGAATTTTACAAAATCTTTAAGCAATCTAAATATCCCCAAGGTTTCTGTTCCTAAATTCCGCAATTGGGGAGAGATCGTAAAATGGTCTTATACTGAGAACTTCCCGGGAGAATTCCCATATGCCGCAGGAGTATTTCCTTTTAAAAGGACCGGGGAAGACCCTACTCGAATGTTCGCCGGAGAAGGTGGACCGGAAAGAACAAATGCAAGATTCCACTATGTAAGTCATGGAATGCCTGCTCATCGTTTGAGCAC
Encoded here:
- a CDS encoding oligosaccharide flippase family protein translates to MLRFGSSLQFIFESFGKLRTSGFIRSFFSVGFSKVVASLLNFIFMVYSVRILSKNENGIFQYYSGFLPVLLAVAEFGLPTALVRFLSPMTEDKRKIGVLLASSLWVKWAALFLLVLVTGVAVFFLKENALAAFLLVFGSFVLSFNSYFESIFVSFGQYHALSIWYPLPNLIRILILYLADQFSDHALGHLDILGIFSVAPVFTIFLFFLLFPRGKLHWAGDKEEVRQQTKELISFNRYAFLASLFAIVSDRMELFFLNKYHSNEAVAAYGVALQPFSGFVILFSVLNSMIYPKLSRLTENKEFTSYLGKSILVAVVFALALGPWVLLGDWVFSALFSGKYPESVPVFQLLYPNYLFQLVFSPLGMALFALGQPRLLAILALVRLIFGLILDNLLIPEYGTMGAAGAFFLGQIPSWFLLSGYFLAYYKPSAKE
- a CDS encoding ATP-binding protein, encoding MKILFVDDEEVIRDLFQEIFGSEYELVLAGTAEQGLVLAESETFDLIITDIRLPRMNGIEFITKLREKGVETPFIVITGNQDIQISINALRLGAVDFFLKPFRMEAIRYSLLRFKNLFYAGKDLVDKRMFQVRESRQKFALLPRLGNLNQYVHLILRSLAHLPNLRNEDQLSLKVALYELIGNAIEHGCARITYHQKQDLMFQENDYFSYVDKICESKEEWIQVEVDYDDTRVTVILEDGGDGFDPARVPDPVQDPNASQLSGRGIFLVRMNVDSLSYNDKGNQVTFVKKLQKGEMKQV
- a CDS encoding phosphatase PAP2 family protein, translated to MRLKPKLYMLVFMTDSFLWKEILFSNSPLAALHISALKPVLDPLTILFHQLGSSLFFMGLVSLIYLCFDRKIGLRMTLGLLIAGVVNGAFKAFLTMPRPIGLPFPSELGLMEGSYGFPSGHVQTAVVLYGTLFLHVRIRWVRILTAFLILFMPIARMYAGLHFLGDTLGGFVLGLLVLLGLEYLFAKDPGILEPSFTGKEPDQKRLKSLVLFILALTVPSILLHDPSQPESTNKSWEQVISSAGALAGFGIGILYNKRAGLDWKPVDSWINFLIRVSVIILGILIFYLALGKILSALFGENPVARYFKYGIVCYYIGHLAPILLKRIRGGIYLT
- a CDS encoding methylmalonyl-CoA mutase family protein, which translates into the protein MEPEVYIPHNKLKFVTAASLFDGHDASINIMRRILQSSGAEVVHLGHNRSVQEIVDCAIQEDVQGIAVTSYQGGHVEYFKYMIDLLKEKGSSHIKVFGGGGGTILPSEIQELEAYGVSKIYSPDDGRSLGLQGMINDLLKKSDFIPPHRFNGNLFSEIRKKNPIAIAESISLVESSESDSMKVDPGKLDFPLSKKTIPILGITGTGGAGKSSLTDELVRRFIHDFEDKTIAIISVDPSKRKTGGALLGDRIRMNSISHPRVYMRSFATREANIALNRNVKKSLDVLKSSEFDLVIVETAGIGQSDSEITEVSDLSLYVMTPEFGAATQLEKIDMIDYADLIAVNKCDKRGALDAIRDVQKQFQRSRKLFDSSPEKMPVFGTIASQFNDPGTNNLYVALIDSLNKKFNLDWKSNFASSSETSQKIHIIPPDRQRYLAEIAEECEKYENFVKKESETAEILYRIKGTIEVLKERGKNVSDLEEEYSKIEAKLHPDTKKILKEWDSKLEKYSGEFFTYKVRDKEIKVENFTKSLSNLNIPKVSVPKFRNWGEIVKWSYTENFPGEFPYAAGVFPFKRTGEDPTRMFAGEGGPERTNARFHYVSHGMPAHRLSTAFDSVTLYGEDPGLRPDIYGKIGNSGVSIATLDDAKKLYSGFDLCSPSTSVSMTINGPAPMLLSFFLNTAIDQTCEKYIRAEGKVEEAKSKLAEIYSKKGVPIPQYKGEIPKGNDGLGLLLLGTTGDQILPKEVYEKIKKETLSSVRGTVQADILKEDQAQNTCIFSTEFALKLMGDIQEYFIWNKVRNFYSVSISGYHIAEAGANPITQVAFTLANGFTFVEYYLSRGMKIDDFAPNLSFFFSNGIDPEYAVIGRVARKIWAKSMKYKYNGSDRSQMLKYHIQTSGRSLHAQEIAFNDIRTTLQALYAIYDNCNSLHTNAYDEAITTPTEESVRRAMAIQLIINRELGLAKNENPLQGSFIIDDLSDLVEEAILSEFRRISERGGVLGAMERMYQRNKIQEESLEYEHKKHTGEIPVIGVNTFLGKDGSPTILPEEVIRSTEDEKKAQIRELEAFQFRNQDDSSNALKNLQAACLSGENGFEALVEAGKVCSLGQMTHSLYEVGGQYRRSM